The Spinacia oleracea cultivar Varoflay chromosome 2, BTI_SOV_V1, whole genome shotgun sequence DNA segment acttTGGTTAGAAATGGTCTTTTATAACCAATTTTTTGttagaaaggaccttttataacgaAAGTGGTGAGTTGGGAcctaaaacattaatatttttgttgactAGGACCTTTGGCCGGATTTTAGCAGTTGACCCATGAATCTGGCGTTGACTTGGCCACGTGTCTGCCGGAGACTGACACGTGGCATGTtggtgattaaaaaaaaaaaaattaattctcCCTCAAAAATCCCCAACTggaataaatattaaaaaaaccaAATCGCATTTTCTCTCTCCCAAAAAGCGCGACACCATAGCAAAAGCAGAGGAAGATTGAAGCTCTAGCAGAGTAGTTTATCACTTAAATTAGCTGCCACGTATTGTTATTTATACCCATACGAATCAGGTATGTTGTTTTCCCCTCTCAAATTCCTCCTCAATTGTCCTCATTTTGCATccaaaaaattagggttcttcgaAAAATCGTGAATAAGAATTGGCGATTTTCTAAtttgttttgtttgtgtgttttagAATGACATTGTCTCATCAAAAAGCGAAAATTTGTGATTGTGGGTTTCCCATTGTTCAAAGAACGTTGTGGACACACGAGAATCCAGAGAGGAAATTCAAAGGTTGCAGATTCTACATCTTTGAAACTGAGGAAAGGGGATGTAATGCATTTGATTGGGTTGATGAAGACATTTTTGAGTCGCAAAAAGACATCACTAATCATCTTCTTTCAGAAAAGTAGAGGCTTGCAATGGAGATGAAAATAATCAAGGGAAGAGCTGAATTCTTGGAACATGAAAATAAGAGGTTGAATAAGGAGCATGAGAACATGAGGATGAAGTACGAGAGATGAGGAGGAAGGCAGAAGGAAGTTCCAAGACAGAGATTAGGAATGTCTACATTATTACCTGTCTTTGTGCTATTGTCTCTGTTGTGGTTAGTGCCTTGTATGTCAAGGTCTTTGCTTAGCTTAGTTCTAGGTGTGTGCACTTGAAATATTTATGGAATGTTTGAGTGCAATGACATTGATGTTTATTGATGAAATATAAAGATCTTCTTTAATGTTTTGGTAAATGAATATTGTTTATTGATTTGTGTTTGCGTTCAAATGTATAGAGGAATGAAAAAAAATGCTAGTGAAAATAAGCTTTTGTAGTCGGGGTTATAAACCGAGGTAATATGAAAATAACCCGACCTATGTTTGTGTAGTTTGTTTTAGAAACCCGAGGTGAAATCCGACTTTAACCCGACGATGTTGTGGTCGGGATTATAAACCCGTTAAATGAGTTTTATACTTGAAGTCGATTTTTAAAAATCCGACTCTAACCCGACAAAAGTTATTGTAGTCGGGATTATAAACCCAACTTTctcatgaacttaaatgagtttAACGATCTTTGTGGAACTCGATAACTTAAAAGAGACTTATATTCAAAAGTTGAGACGAGTAATTTTCGTTGTAAGTCGAGATTTAAAACACgagccaaataaaaaatgttaatCCACATCCACATTTATATATATAGCAATAAAaccaaagtaccaaagttgactttgTCCAAAAcatgaccaaagttgactttaCTTAAGCTGAAAATGTCAACTATACTACATTGACTCATATTATCCTCAAAAAAGTCCCATAGTTCAGTTATACAAACATGGTGCAAAGTGACTAGTTTTTAGCTAGggatgaaggaaatgtgtccttcacccaaggtgcattaatctaataccaaggttcagattaattacgaacaattaattcagtgagatcaagtgatcagaacacCTAGATGGAGCAATggttccgatcagtgagttctaatctatatgaggctcacagcttactcttgactgaacctataaggtcacaccattagcatgtaacagatcaccggattaaatgaatcggaaattcatttaatagcttttcgggaaattagttcggaaaacataattatacgatttagcattggatcgtgaaatcgtatatcgtattgcgtatattcgtaagctaggcgagatgAATAATTGTATCGTAcaacattggatcgtcaagtacgaaacgataaataaattgacgaaggataatttaatcgcaacacgaaagcaacccacgagccggagcgcacaagcgcaaggcccatagGCGTTGCGCGCATGTcaatgcagcgctggcccaaagGCCTTGGCTGTGTGGCGTGCGCGGATAAAAGGAGAGGGGAGCAGCAGCGgcacgcggcccacggcccagcagtGCGCGCCTGCTGCTTGCAGGAaataatacgataatatttgaggggagAAAATCTAAATTTTCTCACAAACGCTTGtgtctttttttattattgtttttgctatttGTTCTATTTGGTATTTGCAGGGTTTGTTCCCAATTGTTCGTGGCACGCGTTTGGTTACAACAAACTGGTATCAAGAGCTGGGTTTAGCCATGGAATATTTCTGGAACAAGTACAAGGTATAACTTTTTAATGGGAAGACGAATTTCTCATTATGGCAAAGTACAATTAAGGATATTCTTATACATCAAGGTCTTCACGAGACTTTGGAGGATAGAAAACCCGATTCGGTAgacaaggacaagtgggaggatATGCAACTACAGGCTACTAGTACGATCAGATTGGCTCTTGCACCGGAGATCAAGTACAACGTCTTAGAGGAAAATAATCCAAAAGAGTTTTGAGACAAATTGGTTAAGATCGGTGTACGCATCTAAGTCATTGGCCAACAAGTTGTTCTTGAAGAAAGACCTTTATTCACTCGAGATGGAGGAAGAAAACGCATTACAAGATCATATAAATAAGTTTAATGGCTTGATCACCCAATTGGCGAGTTTGGATGTGAAAGTTGAGGAGGAGGACAAGGCAATTTTATTATTGACATCGATCTCTCCCTAAAAGTTATAACTCTGTGATAACTAATTTACTTGTAGGGAAGAAAATAATTGCTTTGGACCATACAGTGGTGGCGTTATTCGAGGGGGAGAGGTTCATGAAGCAAGAGAGATCTTCAATCTATGGAGGAGCAAGATTAGTAGCGGAGGGTAGTAGCAACAAATGGAAAGGCAATAAGAAGGAGAGAAATACAAACCCTAACATCAAGTGTTGGTACTGTGACGAGATAGGACATATACAATTAAAGTGTTTTAGGTACAAAGAAGACTTGATGGTGTTGAGGAACGGTAGGGTTAGAGGTGTTGCAACTATTGTTATTGATGATGATATTGCAATAGTGGAGGAGAGTAATGATCCAAAAGattgttggattttggattcagGATGCTCACAACATATTTGTTGTATGAAGGAGTGGTTTACTTCTTATAAACAAAGTGATGAGTTATGTGTTACGTTGCCTAACGGGGAAGAGGTTAAGGTTGAGGGTATAGGTGAGGTTGAGATCAAGACACATGATGTGAGTACTAGAAAATTACGAGAGGTAAGGTATATTTCGAGACTTGATCGTAATCTCATATATTTGGGTCGTTTGGATGGCTTGGGTTATGCTATTCATATTGAGGAAGGTTGTTTGGAAGTCACCAACGCTAGGAGTGTGATTTTGAAGGGACGacgaaacaaacaaatctcttcATACTTGAAGGATGTTGTGGGGGACGAATTTTTGCTCAAGGGAAGGCAAGCTCTGAAAGTTGTTTGTTGGTTCGCGAATAGACTTAGTTGAGTTTAAGGGAAGGTTTGTTAGGAAATAAACACATCTTAGTTAAGTCGACAAGAATACGAAACGGACTTGGAGTCAAATATAAGTCTTGTTTGGTTTATATCTTGTTTCccagtttaattagaattgtaattaggaaactagatatattttggtatgtaacaatctctagaattatttagacttggggagcaagtataattCTAGTAGCTGTGGGTTTCTAGTTTAACCTATAAAAGGGGGTTTAggcctagctagaaaataagaggaaaaatacattggtgagagGAATCATCAATTAATGGGCTATTGTATTATTTTGCaggaacttaataatacgataatatttgaggggaggtgtagacgcctacatttgtccctaggcccgacaacgtgtgtttgatgatgaaaccaaacaccgcttgactaagctttcTTAAGTATGCAGCGAACGATCCATAACTGACTGATATCCGATAAACCATATTTCCAATTTttagaaactactatttatagtaactgctatgCTTGAACGCTGCCCAGAATATTAACCGTATAAGATATTTAGTTATCAATTTAGTTAAAGGTATTTAGAACGTTCCTTGGAAGCATCACACACACACTATCATCAACAACATCAATATTCTACTTCGGCAATTCTCAACAGTTCATACTCAATATATCTACAGAGACACAACCATATCAGCAAATTGGTAGCTAATGTAGGACATCTAGTTTTagattctatatatatttagCCTTGTAATATCCATCAGTTAACTTCGATTGTAAATAGTGACTAATTAGGAGTTCTCCTCGAGCAGAGGGCCTTCTAAtatatcttttttatttataaaaaaaattgtaccaaAGATTCTACACGCActagatgtacaataaatttattgtatatcgGGCTCACTTTTAACAATTTTTGTtaacttttaacatgttttgaataacttttacccaataaatttattcattttttttgtttatggataaacattttaaagggttatgtAGTTACTCTGATACAATGTTAGTGATTTTGAAAGGATAATTTTATTAAAGCGGaaaattttatcactaaaatATATATTGCTTTTACATTATACATgaataactttttaaaaaaattaacttaACTTTTACTCCAATCTAGAACATATATTGTATATTacctttaaataaaataagctTACACGTACAATTCATTTTTAAAGTGTTTGTACACGTTAGTCATTTGTTTTGGTACGACGTTATGATCTTTTGTTCTATACTTCTATTAGCATCACGATCTCAAATAAACTAAAACGCCACTTGTTTGAAGCTAAATTTTGACTTGATGTCATCCATATTTATTTCCTAACGGTATCTGATATCTATTGAATATTAGATTTGGATTTGTATCTAGTCTAACGAAAGGCGAAAATATCCAACTTTGATAGCATACGAGTTCAATTCAGTCCGAATTTTTTGGTTTGATTTAGAAATTGATACTTCCCGAATTTATAATATTCCTAAAATTTgaacttctttcactattcacTATCGAAAACATTACGAGTAAAAACGAAAGAAGGAAGTTTGTATGATCCATGGAAATGCCGCTAATTATTGGGCCTAATGACCTGTGAGGCTGCGAATCTGTGATCCTTATTTTCTTCGATTCAAATTAATGATACCTCACAACTTGAAATAATATCTTAAAAACATGGAACTGAAGGTctgataaaataaattaaggccTACAAatatctcaatttttttttaacccAAAATTTCTTCCATCCAATCCGAAAATTAAGGGATCGTAAGTTACCCATAAACTTTTTAAGTTTTTGGTTTTGAAAGtgctatttattttttttgacggggaagaacaatttcattaataaTCAGCCAAACGACATTTAAAATGATAAAATAGATTTGCATAATACAGATTCAAAGAAAAATACATAACTGTTACAATCAAAAACAATTATTCCCTCCATCCCAGAATAATCGTTACACCtatctttgcacaaagttttaggtgataagtggttgtttggttatcaattgttattttattgaaaaagtgaatgtgataggagttagtggggtatttttttaattgaatgagagagggggtggggacaaaaaaatatttagtgggaagagagagacaatataataattgtggggtcattccttatctagaagtgtaacaactaatctgggacagacgaaaaaggaaagtgtaacaactaatctgggacggagggagtactattctGCATCCTAAAGCACATCTCATACTCCACCGCTTCTATCTTAACGCGAGCAGTGATTTTCTGTTTTCGCATCTTTCCAAGTAGAGCCTTCGCAATCTGCGCACGAATTGTTCTGATCGActagttgatgataaaccctaaacctgtatgactccaaatctccttcccaattgttgaaaccctaaaaaaattcccatccatggatgagaatcaagaacctagaaaactatagaaaaaacccaaataaattgggaacaacccAAGAAAAATTTGGGAACAAATcagcggaaaaaaaaaatcaaaacaagacAAAACATAAAgagaaaacaatgaaaaaacAAGAAGAAAGGTCGGAAATagtttaatctaatatatatatatatatatatatatatatatatatatatatatatatatataaaggggagttttttcaagagCATTTAGAGTGTCCACATAGGATTTCCACGTAATCACATAtacttaaattattaattaattaattaaataatattagaGTATTACCATGATTGACCACTTAATATGATAAAGATAGATTCCAACTAAAATTTATCATATTTCCCTTCTacctttttgtatatatatacatataaactTTTTTGAGATCCACAAAAACTCACGTATAACACACAAAAATCTacgcagattttttttttacacatATTTGTTTATGCTCCATCGTTTATGTGTGTTCATTTAATACTATTTCGTATGACTACTTGATATTGATATATTTGTACTTAAGTTTTTGTTGTTCTTGATTTCATCTTGCTTAAGTAACTCATGTACATCAATTCTTTGCTATTTTTCAGCGCAAAAGTCGAGGGTGAAGAATTACACATATAGGTTGCACACAAGAAAAAGTAAAGCACAAACTTTAATTCAATGACGGTGATTGATGCAACAAATTATGGAGTAATAGTTATTGACAATAAATGGTAATTGTAATTTGAATTATCTTAATAATAAGGATtctattcattttttattctcCTCTCTTTTTTTGTACATTGAAACTTAATCcctttatctatttttatttgatttaaaaTTCACCATTGCATAGTTTTTTTTGGTATTGATACTGGAAAATATTGAAAGGGTGTGTGAATTTGTTTAGAAAAAGGGTAAAGTGATGTAAATTAAAATCGTTGATTTTGGGGTTTTTTACTTTATGTTTTGAATAGAATTAATTAAAGTATAGATTATCTTTCCTAATTAAGAGTATGATGTAAATTATGAGTTTTCAGGTCTGTACAAGAATAAAAAAGATATATAAGTACtaagtaaaagataataagagaaaaaGATACAATTATCCGCTTTAAcaaataagatagaattacTAATAGTGTGTTTTCTCAAATGGAAAATACCATAGGGAATGGATAGAAtagtcaaaaaagaaaaatagatagAACAGCACATATACAATTCTTCATTCTATACAATTACACACGTATGCATATTCTTATGAGTGTACGTTACTTTTGTATAGACTTAAACCCCAAAAACCAAAACCCAAAGAAAAGGGTGTGTTACGGAATGTTAATAATTAGAATTGGATTACAATTCTAATACCAATATTAGTCCTAGAGTTTAAGTTGGTTTTGGATCTCCATACATTAGCAGTAGCATTAGATTATGATATTACGTACCTAAGTCAACTAGAAGTATTGGAatcagttgtactatatatatctCTTATCATAAGCAATACGATTCAGGTTTTCACATGATAGAATTTTAGATAAATAATCTTTTTGGGTGCAACCACGAAAGAAATTTGTAATAGAATTTTATTTACATAAAACCCCAAAAAGGGTGTCATGATAGAATTTTAGTTAAAAAGTCCTTTTTGGGTGCAACCACGaaagaatccgtgcatcgcacgggctaaaatctagtttccaaataaattagactatttccggcCTAAACGTCAAAGAAAACTAAAACCCgaaaagatgagagagaagaaagaaaaaggagagAGGGGAGCGGCGAATCCTGCTCTTTTTTTGAAAGTGCGATTTAAATTACACTATTGAAACAGAAATACACGTTAACACGTACCTATAAATTATCAATAAAAAATTGGAAAGTATTTTTTGTGGTTTCTTATACTGGTTTTAGTTTTACAATAGAGAAAAATAGGAAACAAAAAACAATAATGTATGGTCCTATGATTTTGCCATGTGCTTGTAACTTGTGAGCAAATGTAACTTGTAAGGTACAACTAGTTATACAGTTAATATACCTCTTACAACTAGTGTTTTGGCCTAGTCAAACCTATCTATTACCTTAAACGATATTTCTGAATATTGTTATCGAATTTTAAATTATCCTTGTTTAACAAcaaaaacggatttttcatgaaatacccccgaagtTTCCCGGAATACaccaaaaacccaaaaaaacatAATATTACCCATATTTAAACTTAAATGCAtcaaatacccctcattttgaCGGTTTGTTAGGGCTCCGTTAAGTAAtatttataattcaccaaaacACCTATTAATGAACTTATTGCActatatacccctattttaaactTGTTGCATCAAATACCCTATTGGCTTTTAAAGTGTTGAATTAGCTTCTAACGACTACTTTTCTAAACCCTAAAGAACTAAACATAAAAGATCAAAATAAAAAGTGACATGTTTGAAATTGATGGGGGTAAAAAGGTAGATTTATTcatgtataaaaaaaaaattgaattatttttGCGAACGGCCTAAAAGCTAATTTATTCCCACTACTTTCTccaaagaataaaaatagaggcTATTTAGCACCTAAAATCACATAtttaaaaaagtaaaataaaaaattactgAAACCCCATCAGCAAGTTATTCAAGTGATTTGAGTACGTACCTCGTACTTGCAATAAATTTAACATACATGTAGTTGGGCGTATATCGTTGGGCGTATGTAGTTGGGAACTTGGGAATATTAGATATGGACGACGTTTGTGGCTCCTTGGCATCCTTGCAAAATTTGTACTATAAATACGTTAAACCTTGTAAGTTTATTTCATCAAGTCAATTCGTAATCGCAAATCATATTTTTCTAAGTTAAACTTAATTAGCGCACTTTTGTTGTTACTGAGCTTAATAATGGATTTTGCAAACATTAATGAGTTTATAGCAAATAAAACTATCTTAGTTACTGGTGCAACTGGTTTCATTGCTAAGGGTACGTACtcaatctttctctctccttgtaGATCTTTCGGTTAATTAATTACGGTGTACAATAATCAATACCCACTTCTAAGCTAAGCAAATGTTTACTTTACTTCCCGGTACAAAAATTTTCTGTCAAAAACTTTTTATTCATATTTCAATAATTTATATGGAAAATATTATGTATGTTTGATTAAAATTTTATCATTCTCTATTTACTTGATCTTCTATATAAATTAATTGTTGTAATTTATTTGTCAGAAAGTAATATTTGTAAAATCAAGAAAGATATCttaaatttattaatattttgaaaatttgcatgttaatatattttatactccgtactactttaattttgaataatttttttattttactcaAATACTAtcactacaaaataatcattttatagagacgaggaatttcgtctctatatagtccaaatccgtctcaaaatgattCTTAGAGACGGATTTAAGACGAAAATAAGGCGTCTCTATAGAGAGCGTCTCAAAACAATTTGAGACGGAATTCTTGCAAATTcattacaaatttgagacggaatttttgaaactccctatacaatttcatctcaattttaatttagagacgAAATTTAGTAATCCGTCTCTATTTTGAGACGTTTGTTGTATCCGTCACAAAATCCATCTCTAAttgatgcataattttgtagtgtatatacaaaatggtcaaataataattttaaaatatcagTGCGTATACGAGATTTAATCTAGTGTATTAATAAATTTGCAGTTCTTGTGGAGAAGTTACTTCGGATTCAGCCAAATGTTAACAAATTATACCTTCTTGTAAGGGCTAGAGATGCTCAGGCAGCTGATGTACGGCTGCAACATGAGGTATATATACATGAGAAAGACAAAGTTAATTATACGTGGGAGGAATTCATAGAATGGAGATTTAGCTTAGCTGGGTCACTTTATGGATCTTGAATGCAGGTGTTAGGCAAGGATTTGTTCAAAGTTCTAAGAAGAAAATGGGGGACAAATTTTGAGTCTTTTGTGTCGGAGAAAATAACAGCAGTTGCCGGTGATATTTCGTATGAGAACTTGGGACTTACTGTTGATCAGATGAAGCAAATATACAAGGATATAGATGTTGTAATCAACGTAGCAGCAACTATCAAATTTGATGAAAGGTAATTATTGACTTTTTAATGGCCGGATAGCTTCTACAATCTCTGTTTTTTTAGACAAAGGAAGTAAGGTCAAATTTTGTTTGCGTTAAATTGAATGTGCAGGTATGATGTTGCATTAGGTGTTAACACCCTAGGAGCGAAAAATGTTGTAAACTTTGCAAAAAATTGTGCTAAAATACAGTTGCTCATCCACGTCTCAACTGGTAAGTGCATGTTTCTAAACTGGCCCAATAATTTAGTTTGGATAAGAATATTTTGATATTTATCACATTTTAAGTTTTAGATTTTGGTTTTTATTACCTCATAAATGTAATTACCTTAAttttatgaaatgttttaaatttaCCACCTCTTAACGGTTTTCATACAATTTTCGGTCCATGTGAACTTTATTTAACTAACTTCTTTAGTTGGAAATCTAATGAAAGAGGAGGAAAATTAAACAAGTCGGatgaaatttgttaaaaagtgAAAATTTTCGTAAgattaaatttgttaaaaagaatgaaattttttcataaaattaaggtggtaaatatgaaTTGAAGTTACATTTTATAAGAGGGTACAAAACAGGTGGAGTagtaaatatgaaaaatattttGGATAATTAAGCAAAAATCTAAATAATGATTCAACTTTGGTGTATTTTCATGCATCATTGATCAAATGATCAGCATATGTGTGTGGAGAAAAGGCAGGATTAATATCTGAAAGTCCGTATGCCATGGGTTCAACTCTTAATGGTGCGATTGATTTGGATATTGATTGCGAAAAGAAGCTTTCTGAACATACTTTAAGCGATCTTAAAGCCAAAGATCTTCCGGATAAGACAATTAGACAAATGATGAAGgacttaggaaatcaaaggTATGTTTCAAGTATAAGCTTATCCTTTAATTTGAATTTCTGTCATCCTTGGTACTTGAAACTATTCTACCCGGCCCTTTTATGAAATAGGGCAAAATTGTATGGATGGCCAAATACGTACTCATTTACTAAGGCAATGGGAGAGATGGTTATAGGGCAACTCAGAGGAAATTTACCAGTAGTTATCATGAGGCCTACCATTGTATGTAGCACAATTAAAGAACCCTTCCCTGGTTGGGTTGAAGGTGTCaggtatatatataatatattaatcTTTTTTCATGAAACAAATTGTCTGGTTTGATGATATACAACTGTGACCTTTTTTACAactttaattttatgatggcaGGACTATTGATAGTGTAGCAGTCACGTATGCAAAGGGTCATCTTCCAAGTTTCTTCCCTGTCTGTAGATACTCTGTCTTCGACTTGGTTAGTCACCTTCACAAATGAACGCAATCATATTTCTTACAAACAAAACACCAATTAATTTCATTTTGATATGCGCGCGCGCAGATACCGGCTGATATATTTGTGAACTCGATGATTGTGGCTATGAAGGCTCATGTAAACCAACCTTCTTTGACTATATACCAAGTGGGGAGCTCATACAGAAACCCAGTTACTTTTGAAGAGTTGCACGACTTTCATTTTCGCTACTTCACTAAAAATCCATGGACCAATCGTCAAGGTTTCCCAGTCAAAATTGGCAAGGGCTTGGTGTTAAGCAACATACTGATATTCGAAGTCATACTCTTCATGTTCCATGTCGTGGTGAAGATGGTTAGTTTCATCTTTCTTTTTACATAAAACGTGCAGTGATGTTAATCAATCATATTAAACTGTTTACTTAATATTATGTACAGATGTTAATGTTCGTTACTAGAATGGGTTGTTCTAAGTTTCAATGTATTCTCTACAACCTTGACAAAAAGTTGCAAATTGCTAGGAAATTGGTGGACTTGTACAAACCCTACCTATTTTTCAAGGCCATGTAAGTTGAAATTTTTTCATAATATTTCTCTCtttgtttttaatagtcacaaTGAGAATGAATGGatttttgttttcagttttgtAGACACAAATACTCAAAGGTTGATGGAAACTGCCCGCGAAAATGGTCTAGATGAAGATGTGTTCAACTTTGATCCTTTGTCCATCAATTGGAAGGACTATTTTTACAATGTCCACCTTCCCGCAATtgttaaatatttgttctaGACGTACTAGCTTCTAAGTTCTAAGAATGGATCGGACTAGTATTTGCTAGCCTTTCATCTCATCTTTCTTAGCTCAAACTTGAAAAACTAATAACATGCTTGTATAGGCTTAATGCCGTGACTTAATTTTATCCAAGTTTATCGTTTTCACCAAAAGCAAAAGTAACCTGCACTTTTCAGCTTCATTTAAAGCAAGATGAAATAGTTCTCGACACATTTCTACTTCATTCCGACATCTCTGTTTGCAAAATTATACTAAAATTTAGCGTCAATTTGGAGCTCGTTTGAGTCTTGATCGGGTGGCTGGACCCAAACGGCTCTAAGGATAACTTAATTTCTCCGGCTAtctctaatttggtgtttatgaatgacTGGTGATGCCCACTCTTTCTGCTCAGCTCTCAACTGATCCCATTTTACATTTTTACTTCTTTTGTGGAAAGTTAAAAGCATTATTACATTCACATATTCTCATGGGCTCAGGAAACAATGAAACATATCTCCACCCCCTCCCTCTTATGAGTTTCTGGATGGTGGTTTGGCCCCATATGTTGTCCACCATATGGCCCATAGTGAACCTGGCCAGGCACAGTTTCCCTTCAGCCCACAAAGGGACAACGCGCGGATGGTGCAGCCTGCAGGGGCCTgtacgtagatctacgtgcacctgcaccaaaacgcaaaaaatgaaaaaaatacaaaaagaacataagaaactaaacagaaagaacataatagagtaaacgaaaagaacattaaccaaaagctgaaaagaacactaatgttaaaaaactaaagaaaatgtacaaaattgaaaataccATATTCTCTCTACTGATacactataaaaagaacaactattttacaaaaagaacaactattttacaaaaagaacatcatgtgaaaaacgcaacagaaaaacaaaaaaaaaacatattatcgataatattataaaaaattaaaaacagtaaaaaagttaaaaagaacac contains these protein-coding regions:
- the LOC110791709 gene encoding fatty acyl-CoA reductase 3-like, which translates into the protein MDFANINEFIANKTILVTGATGFIAKVLVEKLLRIQPNVNKLYLLVRARDAQAADVRLQHEVLGKDLFKVLRRKWGTNFESFVSEKITAVAGDISYENLGLTVDQMKQIYKDIDVVINVAATIKFDERYDVALGVNTLGAKNVVNFAKNCAKIQLLIHVSTAYVCGEKAGLISESPYAMGSTLNGAIDLDIDCEKKLSEHTLSDLKAKDLPDKTIRQMMKDLGNQRAKLYGWPNTYSFTKAMGEMVIGQLRGNLPVVIMRPTIVCSTIKEPFPGWVEGVRTIDSVAVTYAKGHLPSFFPVCRYSVFDLIPADIFVNSMIVAMKAHVNQPSLTIYQVGSSYRNPVTFEELHDFHFRYFTKNPWTNRQGFPVKIGKGLVLSNILIFEVILFMFHVVVKMMLMFVTRMGCSKFQCILYNLDKKLQIARKLVDLYKPYLFFKAIFVDTNTQRLMETARENGLDEDVFNFDPLSINWKDYFYNVHLPAIVKYLF